In Saprospiraceae bacterium, the sequence ATACTGCTAAAATATATACAAGAATAGGCACCGTCAAAATAGAGCCTCCACTTCCAATCAGTCCCAAAGAAACACCTACGATAGCTGCTAAAAAAAATCCAAGAATCTCCATTATATTTATTTGAAGTGCAAAATTGAGCTTTTCAGTACGAGCTGATGGTTACAAAAGTTACATACCACTTTACTGTCTTATCCGGCTTGAATTAAAACTTTGTAGTGCAAATTGCTCATTTAAAGATTAATACAAAGGAGAAGCTATCGATTTATAAAATTATTTCAATGTAATTTGCACTTAATAACATGGAAGACAAACAACTAAACCTTCAAAATAAAGACCTCATCCTGAGAGAACGATTGGCCATTGAACGGACTACTATGGCCAACGATACTACATTGCTGGCTTTCATAAGAACTGCCTTATATTTTTATGTAGCAGGACTAAGCATCAACCAATTGCTCAGGGTTCAATACGGATTGATACTGGAGGTTGGTTTTGGGGTCATCGCTTTAATCATTCTCATCGTAGGCATCTTCAAATATAGACAGCAAAATGCCAAACTCAGAGAAAGTGAAAAACAGATTGGCAATTATAAATTATAACCAGCTGACACGATTGAAAATTTTAAGTTTGGCATCTCCACACTGATATGGATAAGCCTCTCTCGAACAACATTCGAATATTAACCTTCAAAACCTATCATTATATTTGTTGGTGATTCTATCTTCACATTGATGAAATCTATCTTCACCACTATTTTTCTGATATCTTTATGCACCACTTATAGTCTGGGACAGGATGATCTTTTGCTCAATCAATTAGTCCTTATCTGCCAGGATAAAAAAGCGACCATAGGATTTGCCATTCAAGCATTGGAACAGGAGGGCACCATCACGTATAATGATCATATACACTATCCAATGCAAAGTGTATATAAATTTCATTTAGCCTTGGCGGTCTTGAATCAGGTAGATCGTGGAAAATGGGACATAGATCAAAAAATTTGGATATCGAAGAAAGATTTATTGCCTGATACCTGGAGCCCATTACGCGATAAATATCCTAACGGTGAGCTCTATCTTCCACTTCGTGAAATCCTCACCTATACCGTTGCCCAAAGTGATAATAATGGTTGTGATATCTTGTTCAGGTTGATAGGTGGTCCTGCCAAAGTCAACAAATATATTCATTCTCTTGGCATCAAGGATATAGCTATCAAAGCCACTGAAGAGCAAATGCATAAAAAGTATAAAGCCCAATTTGCCAACTGGACCACTCCGACAGCAGCGATCGAAGCATTAAAAATATTCGACAATAAGCTCATCCTATCTCCGACTACAAAGAATTTTCTTTGGAATACCATGGTAAAGACCACCACGGGACCTAATAAACTAAAAGGACTTCTTCCTCATGATGCCATCGTGGGTCATAAAACCGGATACTCCGGCACCAATGATCAAGGCATCACTGCAGCATCCAATGACATTGGCATCATGGTACTACCCAATGGCAAAAAAATATCACTGGCGGTTTTTGTGACCCAGTCATCAGAAAATGAGGCTACCAATGACAGGATTATGGCAGAGGTGGCAGAGGCCGTCTGGAACCACTTTGTGAATTATCAATAATAAGGTAACTCCGCGCAATTTTGCAGGGAAGACAAAACTGCTTATGAAACAGTCAGATTCTCAGCAAAAAAACTTATTCAACGATAAAAGCCCATAGCAATGCCTCCATCTACATTCAGGGCATTACCAGTAGTTTTATTGAGCAGACCGCTTACAAAAGCAAAGGCTGCATTGGCTATATCCTCCGGCAGGATGATTTCATTGAGTAAGGTTCGCTTGGCATAGTAGGCAGGCAGTTCTTCTACTGTAATGCCATAAGCCTTCGCCCGTCCTTCAGCCCAACCACCCGACCAGATATTGCTGCCAGCGATTACAGCATCTGGATTGATCATATTGACTCTGATTCTGTCCGGTCCTAATTCTGCAGCGAGTAGACGGGAGAGATGGCCCTGCGCTGATTTAGCAGATCCGTATGCAGTATTGTTTGGCCCTGCTACGACGGCATTTTTAGACACGATATTGAGGATGTCTCCACCAATATTTTGCTTTTTCATGACCTTAATCGCTTCTTTGGATACCAAAAACTGGCCTTTCACCAGGATATCATAGATTTTATCCCAGTCTTTTACTGTGTGATCAGTGATTGACTTAGAGAGACTGATGCCAGCATTGTTGACGATGATATCGATGCCTCCAAATTTTAAAGCCAACTGTTCAAATGCCAGCTCAATAGATGCTTCGCTGGTGACATCCATCAGGGTGGCATCGATCACATCTTTGCCAAAAAGTTTGACAAATTCCTCTTTTGTTTCATCCAATCTACCGGAATGGATATCATTAAGTAATATACAAGCCCCTTCTTCGGCAAATTTTTTGGCAATCGCTTTGCCAATACCTCCTGCCGATCCGGTGATTAAGGCTATTTTGCCTGACAAGGCTTTTGGTTTAGGCATCCGTTTCAATTTGGCCTCTTCCAAAAGCCAGTATTCGATATCAAAAGCTTCCTGGCGAGGTAGTGCCGTATACGCTGAGACTGCCTCAGCCCCCTTCATCACGTTAACAGCATTGATATAATACTCGCTGGCAAGCCGGGCAGTGGTTTTGTCTTTAGCAAATGTAAACATACCGATGCCCGGATATAATAACACCACAGGATTGGGGTCCCTCATAGCAGGGCTATCTACATGAGCACAGGCATGATAATATGCCGCATACATGTTGCGATATTCCTCAAAACCAGGCAATAATTCTTTTTTTATCTCTTCAGGGTTAGTGAGGTCTGCATCCGGTGCCAATGGCAATATGAGTGGGCTTATTTTGGTGCGCAGAAAATGATCAGGGCAGGAAGTGCCCATCGGGGCTAACCTTTCCAAATCATGGGAATTGACAAATTCCAATATTCTGGCATCATCTGAATAGTGTCCTATCATGGGTTTGTGTGACGAACAGAGTCCCCGAAGGATGGGAGCGATAGCCGCCGCCTGTGTATGTCGGTCGATCCCATTCAGCGAGTGCATTTTCATGCCTCCAAAGACAGGCCGGGGATGGCCCATGTTATTTTCTAAATATATGGCACAAGCCTCTATCACCTCCAGGGTATTGATATAACTCTCATACGAAGTATCTCCCCAGGTAAATAATCCATGGGAACCCAACATGATGCCTTTAAGTTGGATCCCCTGGGCAAGACTATCTTCCAGGCATGATCTGAGCTTCAGACCCAAGTCGAAGCCGGGTCGTTGCCAATCCACCCAACCGATGCTTCCACCAAATAAATCTTCGGTGATCTTTTTGCCGTCTTTTGCTGCTGCTATGGCGATGGCAGCATCAGGATGCAGATGATCGATGTGCTTAAATGGCAGAAATCCGTGGAGTGGAGTATCAATAGACGGTGCCTTAGAGTTAAGATCAAATATACAATGGTTGAACAGTGCTACCATTTCGTCTTCATGCTCCAGTCCACGATATACCCGCTCCAGAGCCAGAAGTCTGTCCAGGTATAGAGCAGCACATCCAGATTTTTTTAAGGTGCCGATATCACCACCAGAACCTTTGATCCACATCACTTCGACAGGATCTCCGGTCAATGGGTCCTTGTCCTGGATTTTTACCGATGTATTACCACCTCCATAATTGGTCAATCGCAGATCAGCACCCAGCAGATTGGATCGATAGATAAAAAGATCTACTTCATCTTTTAGAGCCAACGCTTTGGTTTCTTCCCATAGGTAACTCACATGTCGAAAACTTGATTGATTGAGCATGGTGCCAAAAATAGTTATAATGTCTCAAATCAAAATATTCTTGACAGCATAAATACATTGATATGGATCAGCAAAACCAGATATAATCATCAGGTCAAGGTATTGGGTTTAAGTTCAACTTTGATGGGTAGATCAGCACCTGAAATTAAAGAAACTATCAAGGCGAACACACTGATTTAACCTCATAAAGAATATGATAAATCAATGCCTTATGAAAAACCATGCTTATTCGATACCTAAAATGATATGGCTGGTAGTATTTCTAGCTTTACCTTCCCTGGTATCAGCCTTAAAAATTGAATATGGTAATACAGTGATCCTATCTCAACCAATTCATGAAAATGTATATATCTCCGGAGGCACTATAACTATCAATGCTCCAATATATGGTGACCTCACTGTGGCAGGAGGCACCATCACAATCAATGACAGCATTTTTGGGGATGTATTGATGGCAGGTGGTACCATCATCCTCCAGGGATATATCGCACAAGATCTCAGAGCTGGCGCGGGGGACATTAAAATTTATAATACCATCGCTGGTGATGTATTGATAGGGAGTGGGTCACTGGTCTTGTACGAGCAAGCTCAAATAGGCGATCTCATCATAGGAGCAGGAAATGTCGAAATAAATGGTACCGTAAATGGCATTTTAAAAGCTGGTGTGAACGAGTTTAAGCTCCATGGCACCGTAAAAAAAGATATGAATATCAAGGGGGCTACCATATCCATCCTGGGAACTGTCGATGGAAATGGCACGCTGGCTGCATCCGAAAGTATCCAATGTGGATCAAAAACTGTCTTTAATGGGAATATAACCTATTGGGTACCTGGCCCTACCCCTAATTTCACAGAAGCATTGAGACCTCCGACTCAGACGATATTCGATTCGAGTTTAAAAATGTCTGAAGCGACCTGGTACAAATTGGGCTGGGGATCCTTAATGATTTTGTGGTGGTATCTGGGTACAGCCCTGCTCATGATTATGCTCATTCAATATTTTTTTGCTCCTGTCTTGAGACAAGCCGTGGGCACTACTCAAATTATGACGCTGAAATCATTCTTGTGGGGGCTCTTATTTTTTATAGGATTGCCAATAACCATCCTCATTACTTTTGTTACCGTCATTGGATTACCGATCGGCTTGATCCTATTATTTGCGCTTATCTCCTTGATCATTCTGGCAAGTTGCATCGTGGCAGTGACCTCAGCGCAATGGTTTATGATACAGTATGGCAAACAATATAATTTTTGGCAGGTGGTTTTATTGGCTTTTGGGTTTTTCGTCGTGTTCAAAATGATTGGATCGACACCGATCATAGGGTGGGTTTTCACTTTTATTACTGTCAATATTGTCTTTGGCGCCATTTTAATAAATATCCGTTGGAAAAAGCATGCTTTTGTTGATTAATCTTGTAGGATATCGAGGCAAAATTTGATTCAAAACTATCTATTGATGTATATCGCTAACAGGGTTGATAACTACGATAAAAAAAGCCTTTCAAAGCTCTTGTAATCCGATTGATAGTCTAACCATACAGCACAGAGACAGCCTTCATAGTAAGGAAATAATTTCAAATCTTGACCGGTGGGAGGCGGATTTTGGTATAGACTCGTGTAGATCATGCCATCTGGCCTGGAGATCGTGTGATCATCTGTAATCCAAAATACTTTTTTGTCTATAAATGAAAAAGCATCATACCATTCAAAAGGGATGATCAGATGATCTACTAAAGGCAAGGGCAAATCCGGATCTGTGATTTGAACAAACACTTCTGTTCCTTCCAACCAATCTCTGATTTCAATAAGATTGGGATGAGTCTGGACCAAAGAGATCATAGGCACACCGGCTGCAGCACAAATCCTTGCAGTATGCAGGTCCGGAACAGAGGTCACTAAGGATACAGATTCCATTACTCAATATCGGACTTAAGATTCAAAAAAACAGGAGGAGGATCCTACCCACTTAAAATCGGCATTATATCGCACTCCTATCATTTTTCCTTTACTCAGTCGGGCTAGGTTGTGGACTACTCTGGGTCTTTTGTCAGGACTCTCCCAAATGGCCATCATGCGAATCTCACATTTTGCCGGCACATCCGGTGTTTTAATGATTGGGTGGTAGTGGACTTTTTTCTGCAAAATCCATTCATTGGGATCTTTGATGTTTTCGATATCTTTTTGGGTTACATCGATGACGACACCCATACCCGCGTACGAGTATACCGGCTTGAGTACATATTGGCTGAGATCATCAGGAATGTTTTTAAGATCAGATACAAAGGTGGTCTCAGGCACAAAATCACTTTTAATATAAGGTAAAGTGTGCTTGGATATCCTGCAAAACCAGTTCGGATGAGGTATCCAGGTGACATCCAGGTCCTGGCGCATATCGACATGAGGAATATTCATAGAATAAAATTCATCAAAAATCAACCGATTGTAGATCTTGGATATCTTTTGTTTTATACCATTTTTCTCATAATATAACTGACGCCCATCCTGCATCACCCTCGTGATACAAACCGCATCGATCCCCAATAGTTTTTTAGTGGCTGCAAAGTCGATCCTGGTTTTTTGTGACTCTGGCTGATAATCCATCAATACCACTTCTTCGACAGGAGTATCACCTACAAAGGTTTTTTTAAGCAAAGAGATATATTCTTCTTTGGAAATATTTACGAAATTGTCATATTCCATAGGTATATCAAAAGCCTGCCTGTATGCATCCGCTTCAATGACCTGGAAACAATATAATGAAGGAAACCCCTGCATTTCAATCAATTGAGGATTGATCACCCCTTGATCGTCCTGGCAGATGCCGAAATCAAAGATCAAAGTAGGACAATAACCTGGATCATTGGCGAATCTCAGGTCCGGTAGAATCGCTTTTTCGGAAGTATTTAAAAATTGTGGGGCCACGATGGTATCTATCAAGTCTTCACACGCTTGGAGCAACTTTACCCTAAAGTCTTTGGGGATAAAAACAGGGGTCTCAGCAAGGTGAAATTGAGCTGACTCACCCAAAGAGTCCGACACTGCTTTTAGATAGGCAGCATATTTTTGATCGTTAAAGGAAGCGTTGTACCAATTGCGTAGTGATTCTATCATAAGACTGTAATAAATTAAGCAGTAGTATCTTTTTGTAAGAAGTCAAAGAAATAGTCTTTCCATTTTCCTTCGAAGAGCAATTTACTCTTTGTTCTAAATATAATATGGTTTAAGGCTAATTTTTGTTTGGACAAAAAAAAACCTTGAAGCAATCAACTTACTTCAAGGCCTTCTTATAAAAAAATATTATTTAATGGGATGCCTTTACTCCGGCTGAATACTTATCTCTAAAGAAATACAGCAGACCGAATGCAATAATGAGGATCATCGGAAACCAGGCAATATTATCCAGAGTAGCTCTTCCTGCAGCAAGCTCCATAGCATCACCGGTCAGACCACTAGCGACTGCCTGGGCCTTTTCAGTATCTAGCCACTTTCCAATGATAGGCTGACATATGGCCAAACCTACCATCCCTACTCCACCGATGAGTGACATTCCCAAAGCTCCTGTTTTTGGCAAATAAACAGCTACAAAGGATATCATATTGGGCCAGAAAAAACATACCCCGATGGCAAACATGATCGCTGCCAAATACACCATTCCACCAGAAGCTACGCTCATAAGATAGATGCCTGCTAAAGATACAATAGCTGAACCCAGTAAAACACCAGGTATGCTTAATCTGTGGATGATAGGACCTGCAAATAATCGGCCGATAGCCATCAAGCCGGTCACAAGAAATAATACCACTAAAGGCTGAGCACCAGTAGCACCAAGGATACGCTCCACCCACGATTGAGTACCGAGCTCTGTGGTGGCGGTAAGTACCATACAAGCCAGCATAAACAAATACAATGGGGATGAAAATATAGCTTTCATGTTCGAAGCAGTACTCGCTTTGTCCATCTCATTGGCAGTCTTTGGAAACTGCTGACCATAAAACAAAAATCCATATATAGCCAAAGGAATATACATGACAGCGATTTTCATCTGCCAGGTACCGCCCATATTGGCTATAAACAATGCTACCAAAGATCCGATGGCAAGACCTCCTGGAAACCATACATGGAATCGATTGAGCATGGTAGCTTTATTGTCTTCATACATGTCAGAGATCATCGGGTTGTATGCAGCTTCTACCATACCGTTACCAAAACTGACAAAAAAGGTGGAGAGAAATAAAGGCATAAAACTATGTGACAGGATACTAAAAGTAATCCCTAATAAATGACAGAAGAATGCTACCCACCCAAGCCTCTTTGGCCCGATAGAATTGTATAATGGACCGCCTACCAGGGTCGCTATCGGAAAGCCAAAAGCACCCATAAAGTTTATCCATCCAAGTTGAGTATCCGACAAGCTGAAAGCACTGGACAGGTCATTCATGATACCCGCGCGAATGGCAAAAGCGAATGCAGTAGTGATCAAGGCAAAACAACTTGCCATGAATAATCGATTTTTATTGATCATAAGTTTTACAATTAAGGTTTTTTATTCGGTCGAATATAGGAATTTTTGGATGTATTGCCCACCGGAATAAAATAAAATAATAGTCCGTGCTATGAATGGATAAAATCCTAAGCAGAAACTTCTATATATTTGACGCTTCACCATCATTTTTCGGAAAACAAATATGGCTATCACACGTACTTCATTTTTTCTGTTGGGATTGATCCTGGTCTCTTCCTGCGCCCAGATATCTTCCTTTCAATCCGCTCGCACCACTCCTAAAAACGAAGGCGAATTTGGAGCCAGTATCAATGTCGCAGGGATTAGCGATGGATTTGATGGTGGAAGTTACGGAGGGGGCGTAGTAGAACTTTGGGGACGATATGGTGTCGGCGAGAAAACGGACCTGGGTCTGAAGCTCAGTACCGGCCTTACATTTGTATTTGATGTCAAGCAACAGCTGGTAGGGGATCAGCAGTCAAAATTTGCGCTCGCTATAGGAGGTGCAGCCGGAGGTTTTTTGGCAGGCGAATTTGTACATCAATTCCATCTTCCTTTATATCTTTCATTACATCCTTCCGAAAGAATAGCCTGGTACCTGACTCCAAGATTTATCAATCAAGGGATTTTTGGTCAGGGCAATGTCAATTACTTAGGTTCTTCAATAGGCGTTTTATTTGGGCGCAAAGTTAAATTTGGCATAGATCTAAGTTATGCTGGAGCCTTGGCAAATACTCCAGAAGGGTTGCAAGACAGCAATTTAGGCGTAGGATTATTTAATATTGGATGGGGCGTGAAGGTCCCGATCAAGTAGATATTGCACTTTGAAAATTTAATCTAAAAGCTTTGGCCTATTATTTTTTTTTAGAATATTAATGATGTTTAATTGAGCACGAAAAATGTATAAAATTTTCACTCCTACCATCTTATTTTGCGTGTTCTTT encodes:
- a CDS encoding DUF202 domain-containing protein; translated protein: MEDKQLNLQNKDLILRERLAIERTTMANDTTLLAFIRTALYFYVAGLSINQLLRVQYGLILEVGFGVIALIILIVGIFKYRQQNAKLRESEKQIGNYKL
- the bla gene encoding class A beta-lactamase, subclass A2; translation: MKSIFTTIFLISLCTTYSLGQDDLLLNQLVLICQDKKATIGFAIQALEQEGTITYNDHIHYPMQSVYKFHLALAVLNQVDRGKWDIDQKIWISKKDLLPDTWSPLRDKYPNGELYLPLREILTYTVAQSDNNGCDILFRLIGGPAKVNKYIHSLGIKDIAIKATEEQMHKKYKAQFANWTTPTAAIEALKIFDNKLILSPTTKNFLWNTMVKTTTGPNKLKGLLPHDAIVGHKTGYSGTNDQGITAASNDIGIMVLPNGKKISLAVFVTQSSENEATNDRIMAEVAEAVWNHFVNYQ
- a CDS encoding bifunctional aldolase/short-chain dehydrogenase, which encodes MLNQSSFRHVSYLWEETKALALKDEVDLFIYRSNLLGADLRLTNYGGGNTSVKIQDKDPLTGDPVEVMWIKGSGGDIGTLKKSGCAALYLDRLLALERVYRGLEHEDEMVALFNHCIFDLNSKAPSIDTPLHGFLPFKHIDHLHPDAAIAIAAAKDGKKITEDLFGGSIGWVDWQRPGFDLGLKLRSCLEDSLAQGIQLKGIMLGSHGLFTWGDTSYESYINTLEVIEACAIYLENNMGHPRPVFGGMKMHSLNGIDRHTQAAAIAPILRGLCSSHKPMIGHYSDDARILEFVNSHDLERLAPMGTSCPDHFLRTKISPLILPLAPDADLTNPEEIKKELLPGFEEYRNMYAAYYHACAHVDSPAMRDPNPVVLLYPGIGMFTFAKDKTTARLASEYYINAVNVMKGAEAVSAYTALPRQEAFDIEYWLLEEAKLKRMPKPKALSGKIALITGSAGGIGKAIAKKFAEEGACILLNDIHSGRLDETKEEFVKLFGKDVIDATLMDVTSEASIELAFEQLALKFGGIDIIVNNAGISLSKSITDHTVKDWDKIYDILVKGQFLVSKEAIKVMKKQNIGGDILNIVSKNAVVAGPNNTAYGSAKSAQGHLSRLLAAELGPDRIRVNMINPDAVIAGSNIWSGGWAEGRAKAYGITVEELPAYYAKRTLLNEIILPEDIANAAFAFVSGLLNKTTGNALNVDGGIAMGFYR
- a CDS encoding MFS transporter, which translates into the protein MINKNRLFMASCFALITTAFAFAIRAGIMNDLSSAFSLSDTQLGWINFMGAFGFPIATLVGGPLYNSIGPKRLGWVAFFCHLLGITFSILSHSFMPLFLSTFFVSFGNGMVEAAYNPMISDMYEDNKATMLNRFHVWFPGGLAIGSLVALFIANMGGTWQMKIAVMYIPLAIYGFLFYGQQFPKTANEMDKASTASNMKAIFSSPLYLFMLACMVLTATTELGTQSWVERILGATGAQPLVVLFLVTGLMAIGRLFAGPIIHRLSIPGVLLGSAIVSLAGIYLMSVASGGMVYLAAIMFAIGVCFFWPNMISFVAVYLPKTGALGMSLIGGVGMVGLAICQPIIGKWLDTEKAQAVASGLTGDAMELAAGRATLDNIAWFPMILIIAFGLLYFFRDKYSAGVKASH